One region of Citrus sinensis cultivar Valencia sweet orange chromosome 6, DVS_A1.0, whole genome shotgun sequence genomic DNA includes:
- the LOC102612484 gene encoding probable prolyl 4-hydroxylase 6 translates to MGACYFLALSLCFLLIFPDPSGSVKVPGWLSDKEKKTSVLRLKTSTTFDPSRVTQLSWNPRAFIYKGFLSDEECDHLIDLAKDKLEKSMVADNESGKSIASEVRTSSGMFLSKAQDEIVASIEARIAAWTFLPPENGEAMQILHYEHGQKYEPHFDFFRDKMNQQLGGHRIATVLMYLSHVEKGGETVFPNSEVSQSRDGNWSECARRGYAVKPMKGDALLFFSLHPDASTDSTSLHGSCPVIEGEKWSATKWIHVRNFDKPEKEPENDDCVDEDLNCVVWAKAGECKKNPLYMVGSKSSRGYCRKSCKVCKPSSVSS, encoded by the exons ATGGGTGCTTGTTATTTTCTTGCACTTTCTCTTTGTTTCCTCCTTATTTTCCCTGATCCATCTGGCTCTGTCAAGGTTCCCGGTTGGCTCAGCGACAAAGAAAA AAAGACATCGGTGCTGAGGTTGAAGACGAGTACTACGTTTGATCCTTCACGTGTAACTCAGCTTTCATGGAATCCCag GGCTTTTATATATAAAGGGTTTTTGTCAGATGAGGAGTGTGATCATCTTATTGATCTG GCAAAGGACAAGCTTGAGAAGTCAATGGTTGCTGATAATGAATCTGGGAAGAGTATAGCGAGTGAAGTTCGAACGAGTTCTGGCATGTTTCTTAGCAAAGCTCAG GATGAGATAGTAGCCAGTATTGAGGCCAGGATCGCTGCATGGACTTTTCTTCCACCAG AAAATGGGGAAGCCATGCAAATACTGCACTATGAGCATGGTCAAAAGTATGAGccacattttgatttttttcgcGACAAAATGAATCAACAGCTAGGTGGTCATCGAATTGCTACAGTGTTAATGTATTTGTCTCATGTTGAGAAGGGTGGTGAAACTGTCTTTCCCAACTCAGAA GTTTCTCAGTCAAGGGATGGTAACTGGTCTGAATGTGCTAGAAGGGGCTATGCAG TGAAACCCATGAAGGGTGATGCCTTGTTGTTCTTCAGTCTTCATCCTGATGCATCTACGGATTCAACCAGCTTGCACGGGAGCTGTCCTGTCATTGAGGGTGAGAAATGGTCTGCAACCAAGTGGATCCATGTCAGAAACTTTGACAAACCAGAGAAGGAACCAGAAAATGATGATTGTGTTGATGAGGATTTAAACTGTGTTGTATGGGCGAAGGCGGGTGAGTGTAAAAAGAACCCTCTATATATGGTGGGATCTAAAAGCAGTCGCGGATACTGTAGGAAGAGTTGCAAGGTATGCAAGCCATCATCAGTATCCTCATAG
- the LOC102611300 gene encoding inactive LRR receptor-like serine/threonine-protein kinase BIR2 — MQGLPLIHVTSYVKIFILIFIATQITFSSLASETVAEDDVKCLEGVKSSLNDPQRKLSSWSFGNSTIGFICQFVGVSCWNDKENRILNLELREMKLSGKIPEPLKFCKSMQRLDLSANDLSGNIPAQICNWLPYLVLLDLSNNDLSGPIPADLGNCTYLNTLILSNNKLSGPIPYQLSNLGRLKKFSVANNDLTGTIPSSFKGFDKADFDGNSDLCGGPLGSKCGGLSKKNLAIIIAAGIFGAAASMLLAFGLWWWYHLRWVRRRKRGYGIGRDDDDSRWLERLRSHKLAQVSLFQKPLVKVKLADLMAASNSFCSENVIISTRTGTTYKAMLPDGSVLAVKRLNTCKLGEKKFRNEMNRLGQLRHPNLAPLLGYCVVEEEKLLIYKYMSSGTLYSLLQGNATELDWPTRFRIGLGAARGLAWLHHGCQPPFLHQNICSNVILVDEDFDARIMDFGLAKLMTSSDESSFVNGDLGEFGYIAPEYSSTMVASLKGDVYGIGVVLLELVTGRKPLELGTAEAGFKGNLVDWVNQLSSSGRSKEAIDKALCGKGYDEEILQFLKVACNCVVSRPKDRWSMYQVYQSLNSIAAQHGFSERYDEFPLIFHRQDGGSV, encoded by the coding sequence ATGCAGGGCTTACCATTAATCCATGTTACAAGCTATGTAAAAatctttatcttaatttttatagcaACCCAGATAACTTTTTCAAGTTTGGCATCAGAAACTGTTGCAGAAGATGATGTGAAGTGCTTGGAAGGTGTCAAAAGTTCACTCAATGATCCTCAACGGAAGCTAAGTTCATGGAGTTTTGGTAACTCTACAATTGGTTTCATATGCCAATTTGTTGGAGTTTCATGTTGGAATGACAAAGAAAATCGAATCCTCAACTTGGAATTAAGAGAAATGAAGTTGTCAGGAAAAATTCCGGAGCCTTTGAAGTTTTGTAAAAGCATGCAGAGACTTGATCTTTCAGCTAACGATCTTTCTGGTAACATTCCTGCCCAGATATGCAATTGGTTGCCTTATTTAGTACTTCTCGATCTTTCAAATAATGATCTTTCAGGTCCTATTCCAGCTGATCTTGGTAATTGTACTTATTTGAATACTTTgattctttcaaataataagCTTTCAGGACCTATCCCATATCAGTTGTCAAATTTAGGCAGGCTTAAGAAATTTTCTGTTGCTAATAATGATCTTACGGGTACAATTCCTTCATCCTTCAAAGGATTTGACAAGGCCGATTTTGATGGAAATAGTGACCTTTGTGGGGGGCCTTTGGGATCAAAGTGTGGAGGGTTGAGCAAGAAGAATCTTGCAATCATAATTGCTGCTGGTATATTCGGTGCCGCAGCATCAATGTTGTTAGCTTTTGGGCTATGGTGGTGGTACCATTTGAGATGGGTTAGGAGGAGGAAGAGAGGTTATGGTATTGgaagagatgatgatgatagcCGTTGGCTTGAAAGGTTGAGGTCTCACAAGCTTGCTCAAGTTTCATTGTTTCAAAAACCTCTTGTTAAGGTTAAATTAGCTGATTTAATGGCGGCTTCAAACAGCTTTTGCTCagaaaatgttataatttCGACTAGAACAGGGACCACCTATAAGGCCATGCTTCCTGATGGGTCAGTACTTGCTGTCAAGCGGTTGAATACTTGTAAACTTGGTGAGAAGAAGTTTCGTAATGAGATGAACCGATTAGGACAGCTCAGGCATCCAAATTTGGCACCCCTTTTGGGATACTGTGTTGTGGAGGAAGAGAAGCTTTTGATTTATAAGTACATGTCTAGTGGAACTTTGTATTCTTTGTTGCAAGGAAATGCTACTGAACTAGATTGGCCAACAAGGTTTAGGATCGGTTTGGGAGCAGCCAGAGGTCTAGCTTGGCTTCACCATGGGTGCCAGCCTCCATTTCTGCATCAAAACATATGCTCAAATGTGATTCTTGTCGATGAGGACTTTGATGCTCGGATAATGGATTTTGGATTGGCCAAGCTTATGACTTCTTCTGATGAGAGTAGTTTTGTGAATGGTGATTTGGGTGAATTTGGTTATATAGCCCCCGAGTACTCTAGCACAATGGTTGCTTCATTGAAGGGAGATGTGTATGGAATCGGGGTTGTGCTTCTGGAGTTGGTCACAGGCCGAAAACCGCTTGAACTCGGCACTGCTGAGGCAGGATTCAAGGGAAATTTGGTGGATTGGGTGAATCAACTCTCTAGTTCTGGCCGAAGCAAGGAGGCCATTGACAAGGCTCTTTGCGGTAAGGGCTACGATGAGGAAATTTTGCAGTTTCTGAAGGTTGCATGTAATTGTGTGGTCTCTAGGCCTAAGGACAGATGGTCTATGTACCAAGTTTATCAGTCATTGAATAGCATTGCGGCACAACATGGTTTCTCAGAACGGTATGATGAATTTCCGCTAATTTTTCACAGGCAAGATGGTGGGTCAGTGTAA
- the LOC102606888 gene encoding uncharacterized protein LOC102606888 produces MEAKRECVKMEAREREFEDESKYTVLFTAGTAFFLVGLKRVIMMFLIEQWRLWVFIILNLVLMAIFFTSMHCKSSDQTQNQESRGDNVKVQKMIKKRNEESGYWSADDQVEECNTDNKLQRETSENKEVTGMEDYDDADADEAEPPRLSKEELNERAEAFIATFRQHLVLDAIRGREVQLFNRLQKRENRSFPKVQKTTHSCVL; encoded by the coding sequence atggaGGCAAAGAGAGAGTGTGTTAAGATGGAGGCAAGAGAAAGAGAGTTTGAAGATGAAAGTAAATACACAGTTCTGTTTACAGCAGGGACAGCTTTTTTTCTGGTGGGTTTGAAAAGGGTTATAATGATGTTTTTAATTGAGCAATGGCGCTTGTGGGTGTTTATTATTCTCAATCTTGTGTTAATGGCTATTTTTTTCACTTCCATGCATTGCAAATCCAGTGATCAAACTCAAAATCAAGAAAGTAGGGGTGACAATGTGAAGGTACAAAAAATgatcaagaaaagaaatgaagaaagtgGGTATTGGTCTGCTGATGATCAAGTTGAAGAATGTAACACAGACAACAAGTTACAAAGAGAAACTAGTGAAAACAAAGAAGTGACGGGCATGGAAGATTATGACGATGCTGATGCTGATGAAGCAGAGCCGCCGCGGCTTTCGAAGGAGGAGTTGAATGAAAGGGCTGAAGCATTCATTGCAACATTTAGGCAGCATTTGGTTTTAGATGCAATAAGAGGAAGGGAAGTTCAATTATTCAACAGGCTTCAGAAGAGGGAAAATCGAAGCTTTCCCAAGGTACAAAAGACAACTCATAGTTGTGTTTTGTAA
- the LOC102612181 gene encoding uncharacterized protein LOC102612181 isoform X1 encodes MGACGSKFLSKKKLKSKRISKRRVSFNKLDKIDECGKRDARCHSNSSTLLASKEFAWFDCCSALDQSEIDDDFYSVHDDFEDASTLRVASPRDSFNQKDQNGDAWNGQLPCVASAMSSDDKARVSSPRAPGAKRKLLSRLSFKFKEGHNNQNSFPPKVLLQRPKAGSSLSFCPLEKKMSNSWSPIEPSTFRVRGQNYLRDKKKDFAPNFAAYCPFAADVFLSQRKIDHIARFVDLPVIDSSEELPSILVVNLQIPLYPAAIFQGENDGEGMNLVLYFKLSESYSKDLPVHFQEHVNRIINDEVERVKGFPLDTINSFRERLKILSRLVNGEDLHLSTTEKKILNTYNEKPVLSRPQHEFYLGENYFEIDLDVHRFSYLSRKTFAAFQDRFKLCKLDFGLTIQENKTENLPENMLCCIRLNEIDYSNYRQLGV; translated from the exons ATGGGAGCTTGTGGGTCAAAATTTTTGTCGAAGAAGAAGCTGAAGAGTAAGAGAATCTCAAAACGACGCGTTTCGTTTAACAAACTTGACAAGATTGATGAATGTGGCAAAAGGGATGCTCGCTGTCACTCTAATTCGTCAACACTATTAG CAAGCAAAGAATTTGCTTGGTTTGATTGCTGTTCAGCGCTTGATCAGTCagaaattgatgatgatttttaCAGTGTTCATGATG ATTTTGAAGACGCATCGACGTTGAGAGTTGCATCACCTAGAGATAGCTTCAATCAAAAGGACCAAAATGGTGATGCCTGGAATGGGCAATTGCCTTGTGTTGCTTCAGCTATGTCCTCAGATGACAAAGCAAGAGTGTCAAGTCCACGGGCACCGGGTGCAAAGAGGAAATTGCTTTCAAGGctttcctttaaatttaaggAGGGGCACAACAATCAAAATTCAT TTCCACCCAAGGTGCTTCTGCAAAGACCAAAAGCCGGTTCCTCACTTTCGTTCTGCCCCTTAGAGAAGAAGATGTCTAATTCTTGGTCACCTATTGAGCCGAGTACTTTCAGAGTTCGGGGACAGAACTATTTACG GGATAAGAAGAAAGATTTTGCTCCTAATTTTGCAGCATATTGTCCCTTTGCTGCTGATGTTTTCTTATCTCAGCGGAAAATTGATCACATAGCTCGTTTTGTGGATCTTCCTGTTATAGATTCATCAGAAGAATTACCTTCTATTCTTGTTGTCAATCTCCAG ATACCGCTATATCCTGCGGCAATATTCCAAGGTGAAAATGATGGAGAAGGAATGAATTTGGTTTTGTACTTCAAGCTATCTGAAAGTTACTCAAAGGACTTACCAGTTCATTTCCAAGAACATGTCAAT AGGATAATCAATGATGAAGTGGAGAGAGTTAAAGGTTTTCCTTTAGATACAATCAATTCTTTCAGGGAAAGGTTGAAAATATTGAGTCGACTGGTAAATGGAGAAGATCTTCACTTGAGCACGACTGAGAAGAAGATTCTAAATACTTATAATGAAAAGCCTGTTTTATCACGTCCTcaacatgaattttatttg ggagaaaactactttgaGATTGATCTTGACGTGCACAGATTCAGCTACCTGTCTAGGAAAACTTTTGCTGCTTTTCAGGACAGATTTAAGTTGTGTAAATTGGATTTTGGCCTGACAATTCAG GAGAACAAGACGGAAAACTTGCCAGAGAATATGTTATGTTGCATAAGATTAAATGAAATTGACTACTCTAATTACCGCCAACTTGGAGTTTAA
- the LOC102611007 gene encoding uncharacterized protein LOC102611007, producing the protein MAESEKMVALKKAYADIILNTAREAAARIMASERQALRFEKDLSNTKDEALRLLVRVKQMIDSTTKEAEITSLTKQRKVDELEAQLNEAEDVITDLRSELRWVTDKLEKVKNNPLQPVNGQTTKEDAYSHEDVKVEAITRSISNSHLEAVTACDMENSPLNLRILDNRCCSTIQKTENSSDSHLEPDDHTPNIVSTIMKEPEPFRNGCTQRIHALESNLLNGKLPQLGNEDGQCTPLMIEAIDKAVGKCAAPAPPPKTKNMDVTNKFSGGEVKKLVKPTSRRRKTRFGKAKASTRRSCPDQPKIASCLSSAPSCCKTYSVNGNVKSKVSAHIRPSIKADNRDNAKICSNLNGKLQQKRSFNEEEIKISQKQKENVGLQSRDSAPTSIISAPGQLINPCQASSVVNRSVIYSFAKRGNVKSSEAGLRTADNEAKMKPLLRLDPGLTLIRSGVDPVSGSKNVTVSVKALNKCGLVQKTEEKDAELKSESALVKPDGGAVENSMEVCSELGGEVVNEPVLSDSKDAKSSIETDESPSEPDFNRVLKYTFQRKRKKDSMSNSGENTSPDKTIVKRRVTEKENDSQEPEKPTLIKESSRHSRRVAQVARQLISLSGRRW; encoded by the exons ATGGCAGAATCGGAG AAAATGGTGGCCTTAAAGAAGGCGTACGCGGACATAATTTTGAACACGGCGAGAGAGGCGGCAGCTCGAATAATGGCATCGGAGCGACAAGCGTTGCGTTTTGAGAAGGATCTGAGTAACACCAAAGACGAGGCGCTTCGTTTGCTTGTACGCGTTAAACAGATGATCGATTCAACG ACAAAGGAAGCTGAGATAACATCCTTGACAAAGCAAAGAAAGGTTGATGAACTTGAAGCACAGCTCAATGAGGCTGAGGATGTTATAACTGATCTCAGATCGGAGTTGAGATGGGTTACGGATAAATTAGAGAAGGTGAAGAACAATCCGCTACAACCTGTGAATGGACAAACCACAAAGGAAGATGCATATTCTCATGAAGATGTGAAAGTTGAGGCAATCACACGCTCAATTTCAAACTCACATCTTGAAGCTGTGACTGCTTGTGACATGGAGAACAGCCCATTAAATCTGAGAATTTTGGATAATAGGTGCTGCAGTACAATTCAAAAAACTGAGAATTCTAGTGATTCTCATTTGGAGCCTGATGATCATACTCCCAACATAGTCTCCACAATTATGAAGGAGCCCGAGCCGTTCAGGAATGGATGTACTCAGAGAATTCATGCACTTGAAAGTAACTTGCTGAATGGGAAATTGCCTCAGTTGGGCAATGAAGATGGTCAATGTACCCCATTAATGATTGAAGCAATTGATAAGGCTGTAGGAAAATGCGCTGCACCCGCACCCCCTCCTAAGACAAAAAACATGGAcgtaacaaataaattttctggGGGAGAAGTAAAGAAGCTAGTTAAACCCACATCACGAAGAAGGAAGACTCGCTTTGGGAAAGCCAAAGCTTCAACACGCAGATCTTGTCCTGATCAGCCTAAAATAGCCTCTTGCTTATCCTCTGCTCCTTCCTGTTGCAAAACATATTCTGTCAATGGGAATGTTAAATCTAAGGTAAGTGCACATATTCGACCTTCCATCAAGGCGGATAATAGAGATAATGCGAAAATTTGTAGCAACCTCAATGGGAAATTGCAGCAGAAGAGAAGCTTTAATGAAGAGGAAATTAAGATCAGTCAAAAACAGAAAGAAAATGTGGGACTACAAAGTAGGGATTCAGCGCCTACCTCAATCATTTCTGCTCCAGGTCAGCTTATCAATCCTTGTCAGGCTTCTTCTGTTGTTAACCGTAGTGTGATTTATTCATTTGCCAAACGTGGAAATGTAAAATCCAGTGAAGCTGGATTGAGGACAGCTGACAATGAAGCTAAGATGAAGCCCTTGCTTCGTTTGGATCCTGGGTTAACATTAATCAGAAGTGGTGTGGATCCTGTTTCAGGATCGAAAAATGTTACTGTGAGCGTTAAGGCACTTAATAAATGTGGACTTGTTCAGAAAACTGAAGAAAAGGATGCAGAGTTGAAAAGTGAGTCGGCATTGGTAAAACCAGATGGTGGTGCTGTTGAAAATTCAATGGAAGTATGTTCTGAGTTGGGCGGTGAGGTGGTTAATGAACCAGTACTTTCTGACTCAAAAGATGCCAAATCATCTATAGAAACAGATGAATCGCCTAGTGAACCAGATTTCAATAGGGTCCTTAAATACACTTTCCAGAGAAAACGCAAGAAAGATTCCATGAGCAACTCTGGTGAAAACACTTCTCCTGACAAGACCATTGTGAAGAGGAGGGTaacagagaaagaaaatgactcACAAGAACCAGAAAAACCTACTTTAATTAAGGAATCATCTAGACATAGCCGGCGAGTGGCTCAGGTTGCCCGTCAG CTTATATCTTTATCGGGAAGGAGATGGTGA
- the LOC102612181 gene encoding uncharacterized protein LOC102612181 isoform X2, which yields MGACGSKFLSKKKLKSKRISKRRVSFNKLDKIDECGKRDARCHSNSSTLLASKEFAWFDCCSALDQSEIDDDFYSVHDDASTLRVASPRDSFNQKDQNGDAWNGQLPCVASAMSSDDKARVSSPRAPGAKRKLLSRLSFKFKEGHNNQNSFPPKVLLQRPKAGSSLSFCPLEKKMSNSWSPIEPSTFRVRGQNYLRDKKKDFAPNFAAYCPFAADVFLSQRKIDHIARFVDLPVIDSSEELPSILVVNLQIPLYPAAIFQGENDGEGMNLVLYFKLSESYSKDLPVHFQEHVNRIINDEVERVKGFPLDTINSFRERLKILSRLVNGEDLHLSTTEKKILNTYNEKPVLSRPQHEFYLGENYFEIDLDVHRFSYLSRKTFAAFQDRFKLCKLDFGLTIQENKTENLPENMLCCIRLNEIDYSNYRQLGV from the exons ATGGGAGCTTGTGGGTCAAAATTTTTGTCGAAGAAGAAGCTGAAGAGTAAGAGAATCTCAAAACGACGCGTTTCGTTTAACAAACTTGACAAGATTGATGAATGTGGCAAAAGGGATGCTCGCTGTCACTCTAATTCGTCAACACTATTAG CAAGCAAAGAATTTGCTTGGTTTGATTGCTGTTCAGCGCTTGATCAGTCagaaattgatgatgatttttaCAGTGTTCATGATG ACGCATCGACGTTGAGAGTTGCATCACCTAGAGATAGCTTCAATCAAAAGGACCAAAATGGTGATGCCTGGAATGGGCAATTGCCTTGTGTTGCTTCAGCTATGTCCTCAGATGACAAAGCAAGAGTGTCAAGTCCACGGGCACCGGGTGCAAAGAGGAAATTGCTTTCAAGGctttcctttaaatttaaggAGGGGCACAACAATCAAAATTCAT TTCCACCCAAGGTGCTTCTGCAAAGACCAAAAGCCGGTTCCTCACTTTCGTTCTGCCCCTTAGAGAAGAAGATGTCTAATTCTTGGTCACCTATTGAGCCGAGTACTTTCAGAGTTCGGGGACAGAACTATTTACG GGATAAGAAGAAAGATTTTGCTCCTAATTTTGCAGCATATTGTCCCTTTGCTGCTGATGTTTTCTTATCTCAGCGGAAAATTGATCACATAGCTCGTTTTGTGGATCTTCCTGTTATAGATTCATCAGAAGAATTACCTTCTATTCTTGTTGTCAATCTCCAG ATACCGCTATATCCTGCGGCAATATTCCAAGGTGAAAATGATGGAGAAGGAATGAATTTGGTTTTGTACTTCAAGCTATCTGAAAGTTACTCAAAGGACTTACCAGTTCATTTCCAAGAACATGTCAAT AGGATAATCAATGATGAAGTGGAGAGAGTTAAAGGTTTTCCTTTAGATACAATCAATTCTTTCAGGGAAAGGTTGAAAATATTGAGTCGACTGGTAAATGGAGAAGATCTTCACTTGAGCACGACTGAGAAGAAGATTCTAAATACTTATAATGAAAAGCCTGTTTTATCACGTCCTcaacatgaattttatttg ggagaaaactactttgaGATTGATCTTGACGTGCACAGATTCAGCTACCTGTCTAGGAAAACTTTTGCTGCTTTTCAGGACAGATTTAAGTTGTGTAAATTGGATTTTGGCCTGACAATTCAG GAGAACAAGACGGAAAACTTGCCAGAGAATATGTTATGTTGCATAAGATTAAATGAAATTGACTACTCTAATTACCGCCAACTTGGAGTTTAA
- the LOC102611892 gene encoding uncharacterized protein LOC102611892 gives MSVVSSSPILSPSSGRLSSNSSTNLPLFSTSFTKPISQKRYPLIVFSYKSGTGLTSEDKKELLKRYGLDPDEFLSEPSPKTRRRKEGRGSKLVVSDEKSQEERTTHRLLQVLGGKARRKKLLSPKGMDVRPMMEVVKGAAFDILQSAGGCPASLRPGRWLDLYSGTGSVGIEAISRGCSEVHFVEMDPWVVSNVLIPNLEWTGFLDVSSIHTVRVETFLERAEQFVGKDGPFDYMSVTPPYTAVDYEVLMAQISKSALVGKDSFIVVEYPLRTDMLDTCGCLVKIKDRRFGRTHLAIYGPDWAQKKRKSEKKIPIVT, from the exons ATGTCAGTAGTCTCATCGTCTCCAATTCTTTCACCGTCTTCAGGGCGCCTCAGCTCAAACTCCTCCACCAACCTTCCACTCTTTTCCACTAGCTTCACCAAACCCATTTCTCAAAAACGATATCCCCTCATTGTTTTCTCTTACA AATCAGGAACTGGGTTGACGAGTGAGGACAAGAAAGAGTTGCTTAAACGATACGGCCTTGATCCAGATGAGTTCTTATCTGAACCGTCTCCTAAG ACAAGAAGGAGAAAGGAAGGAAGGGGATCAAAGCTGGTGGTTTCGGATGAGAAATCTCAGGAAGAACGAACAACACACAGGCTGCTTCAG GTGCTTGGAGGAAAGGCTAGAAGAAAGAAGTTGCTATCTCCGAAGGGCATGGATGTACGACCAATGATGGAAGTTGTGAAAGGTGCAGCATTCGATATTTTGCAG TCAGCTGGTGGTTGCCCTGCCTCCTTAAGGCCTGGCCGTTGGTTAGACTTGTACAGCGGTACTGGATCTGTTGGTATTGAGGCAATCAGCCGAGGATGTTCTGAG GTGCATTTTGTCGAGATGGACCCTTGGGTTGTTTCCAATGTTCTAATACCAAACTTGGAATGGACTGGGTTTCTTGATGTTTCATCTATACATACAGTTCGTGTTGAAACTTTCTTAGAACGAGCAGAGCAATTTGTAG GTAAAGATGGTCCATTTGATTACATGAGTGTTACGCCTCCATATACAGCAGTGGATTATGAGGTACTGATGGCTCAAATTTCAAAGTCAGCCTTGGTTGGAAAAGATTCCTTTATT GTGGTGGAGTATCCTTTAAGAACTGATATGTTGGATACCTGTGGATGTCTTGTCAAG ATAAAGGATCGAAGATTTGGTAGGACACATTTGGCAATTTATGGACCCGACTGGGCtcagaagaaaagaaaatcagagaagaaaattcCTATAGTAACATAA
- the LOC102607462 gene encoding transcription factor MYB35, whose product MGRPPCCDKSNVKRGLWTPEEDAKLLAHVANHGTGNWTLVPKKAGLNRCGKSCRLRWTNYLRPDLRHASFAPHEEEIIINLHKAIGSRWSLIAQQLPGRTDNDVKNFWNTKLKKKLMKLGIDPITHKPFSQIFSDYGNISGLSINTGNHFGKCINNSLMSKPEPYLVLNGVQNTSYDNPLWDYMAQFHAPVQPHFLTEVASSCSSSSSGAVSQLNSPQSHAQITPSSPFNWSEFLACDTSLSVDLQQQQQLGPQRMLSSPNSTFTRNETFGCHFTSKNDHGSAGSNCTTSYANQVSKSASAASSSSSSFVDAILSKDSEMSSQSFELLDESFDY is encoded by the exons ATGGGGAGGCCTCCTTGTTGCGATAAATCAAATGTTAAGCGGGGTCTTTGGACACCAGAAGAAGATGCAAAACTACTTGCTCATGTTGCCAACCATGGAACTGGTAACTGGACCTTGGTTCCCAAGAAAGCAG GACTCAATCGATGTGGGAAAAGTTGCAGGCTTAGATGGACTAATTACTTGAGGCCTGACCTTAGACATGCCAGCTTCGCTCCTCATGAAGAAGagattataattaatcttCACAAAGCCATTGGTAGCAG ATGGTCTCTAATTGCTCAACAACTGCCCGGAAGAACAGACAATGATGTGAAAAATTTTTGGAACACTAAGCTGAAAAAGAAGCTAATGAAATTGGGAATTGATCCTATAACTCATAAGCCTTTTTCCCAGATCTTTTCTGATTATGGCAATATTAGTGGCCTCTCAATTAACACTGGAAACCATTTCGGTAAATGCATTAACAACTCATTAATGTCGAAACCAGAACCATATTTGGTCCTAAATGGAGTTCAAAATACAAGCTACGACAACCCATTATGGGATTACATGGCTCAGTTTCATGCTCCAGTCCAGCCACATTTTTTAACTGAAGTTGcctcttcttgttcttcatcatcttctggTGCTGTATCACAACTGAACTCACCACAATCTCATGCGCAAATTACGCCTTCGTCTCCCTTTAATTGGAGTGAATTTCTTGCTTGTGACACCTCCTTATCAGTCGATCTTCAGCAACAACAGCAGCTGGGGCCTCAGCGGATGTTGTCGTCACCCAACTCAACTTTCACACGAAATGAAACATTCGGCTGCCACTTTACTAGCAAAAATGATCACGGTTCCGCGGGATCCAACTGTACAACTAGCTATGCAAATCAAGTGAGCAAAAGCGCGAGTGCTGCTTCATCCTCTTCGAGTTCATTTGTGGATGCCATCTTAAGTAAGGACAGTGAGATGAGTTCACAATCATTTGAACTTTTGGATGAATCTTTTGATTATTGA